From Triticum urartu cultivar G1812 chromosome 2, Tu2.1, whole genome shotgun sequence, a single genomic window includes:
- the LOC125537756 gene encoding dynamin-related protein 3A-like, with amino-acid sequence MADSAAAAAAAAVQPATVGQAVIPLVNRLQDIMARLDGEAAGGVELPQVAAIGGQSSGKSSVLEALVGRDFLPRGPEICTRRPLVLQLVRHSAPEEWGEFLHAPGRRFDDFEHIKREIQSETDKEAGGNKGVSDKQIRLKIFSPNVIDITLVDLPGITRVPVGDQPSDIESRIRTMIMQYIKHPSCIILAVSPANADLANSDALQLARLGDPDGSRTIGVITKLDIMDRGTDARNFLLGNVIPLKLGYVGIVNRSQEDINFNRSIKDALAFEEKFFSTLPAYHGLSQCCGVPQLAKKLNMILLKHITDMLPGLKSRINAQLVAVAKEHAAYGDTAESTAGQGVKLLNILGKYCEAFSSMVEGKNKVSTDQLSGGARIHYIFQSIFVKSLEEIDPCKNISDEDIRTSIQNSDGPKGAMFLPEVPFEILVRKQIGRLLDPSLQCAKFIYDELVKISHGCLTSELQKYPILKRRMGESVSNFLRDGLRPAETMITHIIEMEMDYINTSHSSFVGGSKVVELAKHEGLSSRGPTSLSVHKDGVGISSEAQLKSSTENNVQLKSERGQKSRAVFARDTSRGAIAEKGFQPDTDAGTSVAGGGQNGHSLVGGSLSSMSDPRVYSLNSLYSMIRLREPPSTLKPSENKTDRDRTEIAIVKLLVKSYYDIVRKSIEDAVPKAIMHFLVNHTKRELHNVLIRKLYRESLLDDMLRETDEVLIRRQRIQETLQVLEQAHRTLEEFPLEAEKVERGYSLSEYGTGLPNIPGLSNRNPRGILP; translated from the exons ATGGCTGACTCGGCAGCGGCTGCTGCTGCGGCGGCGGTGCAACCGGCGACAGTGGGGCAAGCCGTGATCCCGCTCGTCAATAGGCTGCAAGACATCATGGCGCGGCTGGATGGTGAAGCCGCCGGCGGCGTGGAGCTGCCACAGGTGGCGGCGATCGGCGGGCAGAGCAGCGGCAAGTCGAGTGTGCTGGAGGCGCTCGTCGGCCGCGACTTCCTCCCGAGGGGCCCCGAAATCTGCACGCGCCGCCCCCTCGTGCTCCAGCTCGTGCGCCACTCGGCCCCCGAGGAGTGGGGCGAGTTCCTCCACGCCCCCGGCCGCCGATTCGACGATTTCGAACACATCAAGCGCGAGATCCAG TCGGAAACGGACAAAGAAGCTGGAGGTAACAAAGGTGTCTCTGACAAACAGATTCGTCTGAAAATCTTCTCACCAAATGTAATTGACATCACCTTGGTTGACCTCCCTGGAATTACAAGGGTTCCGGTCGGAGATCAGCCTAGTGATATTGAGTCAAGAATAAGAACAATGATCATGCAATACATCAAGCATCCAAGCTGCATTATCTTGGCCGTCTCACCCGCAAATGCAGATTTAGCCAATTCTGATGCTCTTCAACTGGCACGGCTTGGTGATCCTGATG GATCTCGTACAATTGGTGTTATCACCAAG TTGGACATCATGGACAGGGGTACTGATGCTCGTAACTTTTTACTGGGAAATGTAATCCCCCTCAAGCTTGGTTATGTAGGTATTGTGAATCGCAGCCAAGAG GACATCAACTTTAACCGAAGCATCAAAGATGCACTTGCCTTTGAGGAGAAGTTTTTCTCGACTCTACCT GCTTATCATGGTCTTTCACAATGTTGTGGTGTTCCTCAATTGGCCAAGAAGTTAAATATG ATTCTACTAAAGCACATCACAGATATGCTTCCAGGTTTGAAATCTCGAATAAATGCTCAGTTGGTAGCAGTTGCCAAGGAACATGCTGCATATGGTGATACGGCAGAATCGACG GCTGGTCAGGGAGTCAAACTATTGAACATATTGGGAAAATATTGTGAAG CTTTTTCTTCGATGGTGGAGGGAAAAAATAAAGTGTCAACAGATCAGCTTTCTGGTGGAGCAAGAATTCACTACATTTTTCAGTCAATTTTTGTCAAAAGCTTGGAG GAAATTGACCCTTGCAAGAATATAAGCGATGAAGATATCCGCACGAGTATACAGAACTCTGACGGTCCAAAGGGTGCTATGTTTCTGCCAGAG GTGCCTTTTGAGATTCTTGTGCGAAAGCAGATAGGCCGTTTGCTTGATCCAAGTCTTCAGTGTGCCAAATTTATCTATGACGAGTTAGTCAAA ATTAGCCATGGTTGCTTAACTAGTGAGCTGCAGAAATACCCAATTCTTAAAAGACGGATGGGTGAATCAGTTAGCAATTTCTTGAGAGATGGTCTTCGACCTGCGGAGACAATGATAACTCATATTATTGAAATGGAG ATGGATTACATAAATACCTCACATTCAAGCTTTGTTGGAGGCAGCAAGGTTGTTGAACTTGCTAAGCACGAAGGTCTATCTTCGAGAGGACCAACTTCACTATCGGTTCATAAG GATGGTGTTGGTATAAGTTCTGAGGCGCAGCTAAAATCTTCTACTGAGAACAATGTACAGCTCAAATCTGAAAGAGGTCAAAAGTCACGTGCTGTTTTTGCAAGAGATACTTCCAGAGGAGCAATAGCTGAGAAG GGATTTCAGCCTGATACAGATGCAG GAACAAGTGTGGCAGGTGGAGGCCAGAATGGTCACTCACTTGTTGGTGGGAGTTTGTCAAGCATGTCAGATCCACGAGTTTACAGCCTCAATAGCTTATACTCTATGATTCGGTTAAGAGAG CCACCTAGCACCTTGAAACCATCAGAAAACAAGACTGACCGGGACAGAACAGAGATAGCTATTGTGAAGCTTTTGGTCAAATCTTACTATGACATTGTCAGAAAGAGTATTGAGGATGCGGTTCCCAAAGCTATAATGCATTTTTTG GTGAACCACACAAAGCGGGAGCTCCACAACGTTCTAATTCGGAAACTGTACAG GGAGAGCCTACTTGATGACATGCTGAGGGAAACAGATGAAGTACTTATCAGACGGCAGCGTATTCAAGAAACGCTCCAAGTTCTTGAACAGGCACACAGG ACGCTCGAGGAATTTCCCCTTGAAGCTGAGAAGGTTGAGAGGGGCTACAGCCTGTCTGAGTATGGCACTGGCCTGCCGAATATCCCTGGACTCAGCAATCGCAATCCTAGGGGTATCCTCCCTTAA